CAAGGACATAATCTACACACAGCCCCAAGAAGACTGGAAAGTAACCAAGGTTGTGTTTGTGCAGAGTTGTCGAGATGCAGTACCACAGAACTTAGTTGAATGTCTCCATACAGTGCTAAAAACTACAGACCCTAAAACTGCACAACCTTTATGTTAGTACAGTACTAGTAATAGATCTATTTGAAATAAAGTATGGAAGCAAGAGACAGGAATAAATAATGGCAAACAATGCAATATTCCTTTTACTTGCAgaataatgttataaaaaaaatacagtttattttgtaatttaaaagcTTAAACGTTGTTTTATATCTATCAAACCTTTAGATTGGTGTGCATCTTAGGAATAAGCACAGATTCTTTTCTGTGATAAAATTAATTTCTTATCTAACaacaatttcagatttgtttcatatttaagaATAAGTTATTGATTTGataatattattaattaaattataaatatttagtatACTTTCATAAGCTCTAGGAGAAAATACAGTCTGTAAAGGGACTtttttcttccagacactggcgACGTCTTCGTCGTCATTACCAAATACGACTTGGTGAAGGACCAGAGCAAGTATGACTCCCCTTCCAGTGAGCAGACGGTAACCATGGAAGAATTTGAAAGCGTGGAAAACACGGTCGCTGAGGTGTTCAATATCAAAGGTGCTCTGAATGATAACAGGATACGATGGGTTAGCTACACCGACATGGTCGACACGGATAATCCATACATAGACAACATCGCACTCAAGTTCATTAAACGCATGGTCACACCGGGAAACCAGAGGGAAGAGGTCGTGAAACCCGTGATAACACAGTCGACCAAAATGATGCTAGAAGCAAGGAAATGGTGGCAAGATCAAACTTTCTCGCTCTCGCAAGTACTTCTGATTATAGTTAGTCTATTTGTTGCGCTGCTGCTGTACAAGTTGTTTACGGCACCACTTTAGACATGGCAAAATATGAGCTGTACATCAactgatataaacattttgtttgaaagattGCTTTGTCTGGCAATAACCAGTCCTAAAAGTGTATCGAATTTTTGAATACCTAAGTATAAACTTTTCAACTACTCTTTCATATTATATATGAGTAGAAGATTTGCAATTCAGAGCACCCCATTCGCGTTATAAATGAAGTGCGTTTTTAAATAAGCTGTGGTACATGACCATTCAGTCAATACTGTATTATTGAATTAATCAAAACGTAACGTAAAttactgaaatatgttttaattgtaGCATTTGGTACCACAAGCTAGCTTTTTAGCaatgtaattttgattgatgtaatTTACCAAAGATTTGGTCTCTAATTAAAGTATTCATTGATAATTCTATATTGATGCATATATATGACaatattattacttttgtttgaTATGTTTGGAAATAAGGGTGTAACACATGTCTGAAAGAATCTGTTTGTTAACACATGCTCTCCCTTGGGTTGagaatttgattacattttcTCCACAAGAAAATCATGTTTTCTAGATTCAGCAAACCGTACATATATCTGTGATTTTTTGCATTAAGTGTGCCTTCTTATCAGACAGAAGATATGGAACATAgtggaattgggaaaaaaaaatacgtATTTTAAACTGTGAAATATACACGTTTCCTTCATTACTCGTAATTAAACGTGTGACCTTTAGTGTAGGGAATATATAGCATACACATACTGAACTGAAGTTGCAAGATTGGCCTAGAACATATCATGAGATCGTTACAATTAGCTAATCTTTCCTTCTAAAAAGAAGCATCACTTTAAACAATTGACATTAGTGGCATATCGCCAGATCAACATCAACATTTCAAATCTTAAAACGTGTATCATTTGATACTAGATATCAAAAATGATAAACCGGTATTGTGTAACATAGTTTAGGTCGTGTGTATGATGACTGTACAATCAAATTCCTTTCTTGCATCAATTACCACCTTTGGGAATTGTCTATATATTTAGTGACTAAATTAAGTGTTATTATGTGAAAAAGGTCCAAATATAGCTTTCTATTGGAACCACGAACTGAATGAAGTATTTTCTACTTTTCTAAATATTTGACTAAAATCTGAATTTGGGCCGTTCTAGCAGACAGCACAGTTATATAAACTAGCTGTTTTTATTtagggcccagactgtcaaaaacagatgtttaacattaggtatacctccaacaatttaggggccctgCCCAAAATCTAGGGGTCATGGGCTACTGGCCCCCtactaatttatatccctgcagCGTGATACGGGATATGTGCGGATGATATGGGATATGTGTGGATGAAACGGGAAATGTGTGGATGATATGGGAAATGTCTGGATGAAACGGGGGATGAAACGGGAAATGTGTGGATGATATGGGAAATGTCTGGATGAAACGGGATATGTGTTGATGATATGAAATATATGAGGACAACGTGTTTAAAATCAGGATATATCATTTTCATACCAAAGGCCAATcgtttttgacctttgacttgcaAGCTTTATTACATGACACCAGAAATCTACTtttacagtttcagtttttaatttttgactaATTTACCCAGAAAACTTATGCTGAATACAGAACTGTCTTATGGCACAAACTATGGATCGGGGATTTATATAAGGAGACATGTAACAAAATATAGGTTGTATTTTGTATAGGTTGTATTTATAGATTATATTTTGTTACTTCGCATTATTTCGGTTAAATTCTAGTCAGCTTAGAGCATGGTCAGATAAAGTAGACAGATGTTCAAGTTCGCCTGTCTTTTAAAGTCGTTagaaacaaatgagccgtgccatgagaaaatcaacatagtggctttgcgacctgtatgcggttcgctttcaaagtctgttgcaattagagaaatggttagcgaacagcaatgatcctgaccagacttcgcggatgcgcaggttggacttgatccatgctggtcgcaaagccactatgttggttttctcatggcacggctcaaatgatgtgATACTGTACTTAAATGTTGAAATCACTGAGACAATCATGTTAACAGCAACGAGACATGCGTAATATAGTTCAGTACTGAACGTAAAGTTAAAGACAAGCAAACGATAGCATTCATGTAGAGGTAGGCAAATTGTTCTTTATTGTAGTGATTCAAAATTGTCAAAACTAATGACTGCATATTGAAGTCATTATATAATCGCTCACTTCTTGATTGTAATACCGGAAAAAATAACTGAACAAGTACTAGTAAATTCTTGTGTTCCAATGGTTTCGGATACGTTTGGGACAATTTATTTGCAGTTAATACAAAGTTTAGTATAACTATTTATAAGCAAAAACTATAATTGGTTGTTTTGTGCAAGACTGGTTAGATAATATCAATGTAAACAGAACACTGTCattctataaatatattaaaacagaatttagtTATACTAAAGCAGTTATCAAAGTGCAAACGATTTGCTTTAAATAAATTGCACGTGTCTGCACATAGTCTTAGGATAAGAAGGGGCCGTTCTGGCCCTGATAGGCTCAGCAGGGAAGATAAAGTGATGCTGAAAATGGAGATTTAAAGAACGAGTATCGCTTGGTGTAGAAAGGTGCaaataattgtattcatatttgaaaGGAACTCATTCCTAAACTGGAAAAGATCTAATATAAGcctatttatagaactgttgaACTCTGAAAATGAAAAGACATTGATAAAATTGGCGACTTGTATCATACTATCAAAAGcgaatgaaattgaaaataactgtATAAATAATGTGATGTAAATGTATTGCCAGTATTGTTCTCCACTCTCCGTACtgatttatgaatttttcattatGCAGATGTTTTAATAATGTAATTCTTATATATGatattgttgtattttatcactaTTTGTGTGTTTGGAAAAGGAACTTCGGTGCAGTTCCTAGAAAAGCTAAATCTGTGTTCTCTTCTGTAAAGCTCGAGAGATGTAATGTATGATGTAAATATATTACCCTAAAGATTGTTTTGGATTTTGGTATTTTTCTGTCTGTTGATTA
The Mercenaria mercenaria strain notata chromosome 10, MADL_Memer_1, whole genome shotgun sequence genome window above contains:
- the LOC123561133 gene encoding uncharacterized protein LOC123561133, coding for MSSSVEDVEFKPYEREAVEAEENVRSENVQLLIDIAHLCNRKDRTRVENIFLLGKSGAGKSALVNTVIKVIAGKYLPKAKVGAGVTQSKTLTLERYKSCGVTREDLTVGTQRDLVQGMLRKLPTILDAAGKGDINTESLREILELLIGGYIPPGTSIEALENLQKEYRVGALKDIIYTQPQEDWKVTKVVFVQSCRDAVPQNLVECLHTVLKTTDPKTAQPLYTGDVFVVITKYDLVKDQSKYDSPSSEQTVTMEEFESVENTVAEVFNIKGALNDNRIRWVSYTDMVDTDNPYIDNIALKFIKRMVTPGNQREEVVKPVITQSTKMMLEARKWWQDQTFSLSQVLLIIVSLFVALLLYKLFTAPL